In a genomic window of Oncorhynchus kisutch isolate 150728-3 linkage group LG9, Okis_V2, whole genome shotgun sequence:
- the LOC109896709 gene encoding podocalyxin, which produces MKQSFVKKNRMETKMRITWALLPLGFLLHCTHADPTLVKSPTSEVNISTIHTPVSDPVTNSTQNDISTHTVTSSSLINGTGTTLADLTVPSGAALSTFTAGRSSGNVESTTMTPAGLDFTSSTGTHTQTTTSSTGTDAQTTTSSTGTDAQTTTSSTETNTTAQFTSSSGTLTQTTTSSTGTDAQTTTSSTGTDAQTTISSTETHTTAQFTSSSGTLTQTTTSSAGTPHSTAVTPVGGRHTPILTTPWSRLSSPSQQPSTSSPVGSGSSFAITTTRAQGGMVLTTMAETTTTTATTTSPPKSFMFVMSKRNEENHEKKDLEALCRHLMSQMHDANCTLAARENNGQTTVDSVVITGKVDNAVVQQYYEEITRKQSDNMTLIAIVASCGALLAMIVGFALYAVYHRKSYRKNHQQHLTEEMQTVENGYHDNPTLEVMEVQQEMQEKKVALNGEFNDSWIVPIDNLLKEDMPDEEDTHL; this is translated from the exons GTTTTCTACTTCACTGTACTCATGCTGATCCAACTCTCGtcaagtctccaacttcagaggtCAACATATCCACTATCCACACCCCTGTTTCTGATCCAGTCACCAACTCCACACAAAATGACATTTCCACCCATACAGTTACCTCCTCCAGTCTAATCAATGGGACCGGGACTACACTAGCCGACCTTACCGTACCAAGTGGGGCCGCGCTGAGCACCTTTACCGCTGGGAGGTCCAGTGGTAATGTGGAGTCCACCACCATGACTCCTGCTGGACTGGACTTCactagctccaccggaacccacACCCAGACCACCACTAGCTCCACCGGAACCGACGCCCAGACCACCACTAGCTCCACCGGAACCGACGCACAGACCACCACTAGCTCCACCGAAACCAACACCACCGCGCAATTCACTAGCTCCTCAGGAACCCTCACCCAGACCACCACTAGCTCCACCGGAACCGACGCCCAGACCACCACTAGCTCCACCGGAACCGACGCACAGACCACCATTAGCTCCACCGAAACCCACACCACCGCGCAATTCACTAGCTCCTCAGGAACCCTCACCCAGACCACCACTAGCTCCGCCGGAACGCCTCACTCCACTGCAG TCACACCGGTGGGTGGGCGACATACTCCAATCCTTACAACCCCATGGTCAAGGTTGTCCTCTCCATCCCAGCAACCTTCCACATCCAGCCCTGTGGGTTCAGGAAGCAGTTTTGCTATCACCACAACCCGTGCACAGGGAGGAATGGTGTTAACAACCATGGCTGAGACTACAACCACGACGGCCACTACCACAAGTCCTCCCAAGAGCTTTATG TTTGTCATGTCCAAAAGAAATGAAGAG AATCATGAGAAGAAGGACCTGGAGGCGCTGTGTCGACACCTGATGTCTCAAATGCACGACGCTAACTGTACTCTGGCTGCGAGAGAGAACAACGGACAAACCACCGTTGACAGCGTGGTAATTACCGGCAAAG TGGACAACGCTGTGGTCCAGCAATACTATGAGGAAATCACCAGA AAACAAAGTGACAACATGACCCTGATTGCCATTGTGGCGTCCTGCGGAGCTCTGCTGGCCATGATTGTAGGCTTCGCCCTTTACGCCGTATACCACCGCAAGTCCTATCGGAAGAACCACCAA CAACACCTGACAGAGGAGATGCAGACGGTGGAGAACGGTTACCACGACAACCCCACGTTGGAGGTGATGGAGGTGCAGCAGGAGATGCAGGAGAAGAAGGTGGCCCTGAATGGAGAGTTCAACGACAGCTGGATTGTCCCCATCGACAACCTGCTCAAAGAAGACATGCCAGATGAGGAGGACACTCACCTGTAG